The genomic segment AACTAAACTAAGAAAAAAAAGACGGGGCTGTTATgaaacatcattaaaaaaaaagtaaccaTTAGTGTCGtcgactccgttcctctcaacatatattacaaaaaaatgtcaaattacatcatatgaaactgtcgaataaatggcctccaagttttttttcaaatttaatagagggatcataaacaacacttctaatttttttttccaaatttaaacacaacatagtttgagagaaccaatgaaatgtggtgggaggattaatctctttccagttcagcaaaatggatctttgagccattaatgtaagaaatgcaatcatccgacgagctgaagaggttaaattactTGATTCTAttattggtaacccaaaaatgacagtaatagggtgaggttgtaaatcaatattcagaaCAGTTGAGATAGTATCAAAATTATCTTtcaatattttttcaacaaaggacatgaccaaaacttATGAGTTAGAGAAGCTATCTCGGAGTGACATCCATTGCATGTAGGATTTATATGAGAATAATAACAAgataatttatccttagacatatgagccctactactactttaaactgtatcaatgcatgtttagcacatatagagaatGAATTAACtgattgaagaatttttttcccatttttcaaactTCCATCGATGAGTGATTGAaactgtattgactggctgcattacggtaATCTGTTCTTACCGTAATTTACagtattattattatgtactacAAAATGCCGCTACTGCAGACCAAATACACTCTGTCTGACAGAACCCCTGCCCAATTATCCCCTGTGTGATTGAATGAAATATATCTCGAAATGGGTTAAATTGTGGGCAATGTGAAATTTTATGCTCCTTCAGCAGTAAAGCCAGAGAAATTAATTCAAGTATTAGAAATGTTTTCATAAGGTATagacatgaacattaaacataaacaaAGGTTCAAAAGAGCTTGTGCAACAGAAAACAGAGCAGGATGATAACCCGTGGATGAATGTGAAATATATGGGTACATGAGTTATGAACAAGCACAAAAAATATATCAGAGGTGATGAAGGGAAAACATTCGAGAGAATACAACAAAAGCAATATATATTCTCGCCATACCCATatcagattagattagtttatgaggacacacagtcctcttttactgtcatttagtaatgcatgcattaagaaatgatagaatatttcctctggtgagaTATCACAAAAACCCAGgagagaccaagactgaaaaattaacaaaacgacataattataacatatagttacaacagtgcaacaataccataacttgatgaagaatagtccatggcacagtaaaaaaaaaagttcaaagtttctcggaagtcccacatctcacacagacaggagaaggaagaaaactctccctgccatgcccgaccacagcccaactctgagtcgtccaaaaacttggAGCTCTgaacagccctccgacaccgagtaccgagcaccatctctatccgaacgcttcaaCCTCAGCCTCAGAAGTTTATTAACTTATACTTCTGGCATAAAAGCTTGTTTGGAAACTGATaaggaaatttacaaagaaaaaaataagaactgaaatgacaaactaTAAAATACTATGTACACTTGAacgcacttagattaacactcccaaggacagaaagagaaagtggaataacagacataaaacttACACAAGTGCCAGATAAAACTTCTGAGGATATAATTTCATCAGCGAAAACAGGATTCGGCACTCCATACAAGTGTATGCAATTCTGATATTAACACAATAAACATAGCAGATATAAATCTATGAGTAAAAAAGATCAGAAATGCGCTGAACGAGAAGACAAAATTGAAGTACTCTGGAACACCAACAggatatacattgtcccaatagtaatatcttcCACTGGCATCATGCCAAAGTGACTGCACAGTACGATTCAAGAATTAGGCCTATAAAACAATATTTATGCACGTCACAAAAAAAAAGTCCGGAAGTTccgagcaattgagaaatgagtattCATGTCCATGTTTGTACCTCAGGGTGAAGCAgctggagctgagaaaaaataaaaataatactattTTATTTCTGGCGCACATTTCATACAGACGATATTGTTCAAACTACATCTCATTTGGATAGACTGCAAACTAGAAAATGAAAGACAAAACCATGTTAGCTTTAAGCAAGGTTCAATTAAAAAGATTCTGAGCTGTCGTTTTAAAGCGACAATTGAGTCTGTATTGCTTATACAGTACTTTCAAACCTcttaggtgtgtgtgtgtaccttCGCATAAGACTCGTGTACTGTACTGTAACTTTAGGTTTTGAATTTTACCGTTTCAGGGCGTTGATCAGAAAAAAGCGGACCTGCTATTTATATTTTGGATTTATACTATATTGTCAACGCTGTTTCCCTGAACTTTTCTGCTCTGTGTTTCCTTGTACAATCTCAATGTATTGATGTAATGGAGTGATTGATATGGATAGCAGACAAAAATTattttcattgtaccttggtacatgtgacaataataaataaatttaccGACTTACTGTCAATAATATAATACCCCACAACCCCTTTGCTCGACTAATCAGTATCAGTTGCCAAGACTTTACCACTCTCTCCCACAAACACACATCACTGAGACGTGTGTGGACTCTCCTAGTCATGACAATACCCTTTCATCTTTCCATCCTTCCTCCATCCCTGCAACTAAATTCTACCAATTATCTGACTTGTCCTTCCCATGTGTTATCGATAGAAACCTCCGTaaatctctccacagatgctgccctttTTGACTACTTCATACATATTCTGCTCCTGTTTTCATGCACTGAGCTGTGGACATCTGTGAATCCCAACTGTGCAGCTTTGCCAAAATACACGGAGTCTTGCTCTCAATCTTTCCACACCAGATCAAAAATAACATAAATCTATTAATGATGCAAGCAGTGCTTACAAAATGGTGACATGTTGTTGAAAAGGGAAACGTCCACAGCAGTGCAGGCGGGATTGCAATGGGATATCAGGGGGATGTTCACCTTCACAACGAATTAGTAGAAGACTATGAGGAATcgatatttgctgggacatccatCGCAGTTGTTTCAGGTGTCCCTGAAAATGTTATTTTCTGACCTAATATCCGTGGAAACATTGAATTAATTCATGTAATCTCAAACACAGAATGTTGAAATGCAGTTAGAAAGTTCTTTGCCAGAGTAGCCATTTAACATTTTGACTATGTCctctgttcccatggaagatgttcaacagaaacacaaaGAGACTCTGCGGGTGCAGACTGAAACATTCAGAGTGAACGCGATCCTGACGAGGGAGAAgattttccagctggttgatcaatacgctgagctcacggtcatttccagtgttcgagatcggagactggtAGACAATGAACTGCTGGCAAGAGGTAGAGATCAGGAGGAGTGGAGGGGGAAACATGTCCACAGAGAGATGGAAAAGATCCGGACTGATCAGTTATTCCAAAGCAGCTTTTCCCGGAGTAAATCCATATCTGGGTGTTCAACAGCGGTGGCCGGAGTTGCAGGaatcgggaaaacaacaatggtacaaaagcTTGTCTATGACTGGGCCACAGGGAAAATATACCACAAATTCCaatttgtcttcagtttcaaattccgggaTTTAAACTCAATTAACTGCAGAATAAACCTGAGGGAATTGATTCTGcatcagtatccttactttggAAAGATCCTGAGAGAGGTCTTGAAAAATCCAAAGGGACtgctgtttatattcgatggtttggatgaattcaaacaCAGGATCGACTTCACTGACAGTCGAAGATACACTGAACCTCagcaccagtgcccagatccCGAGTGGCGATGTGaagtgtctgacattgtgtacagtttaatccagcacaagctgctcccagggtgttcagtgctggtgaccacccgaCCCACTGCGTTAGATTTATTGGAAAAGGCAGGGATCGGTATCTGGGCTGAAATCAagggatttgttggtgaggaaaGAAACAGATATTTCATGcggcattttgaagatcagacggtggcagcagctgttttcaaacacgtggaggagaacgagatcctgtacaccatgagctacagcCCCTCCTGCTGCGGTATCCTCGCTCTAGCACTGGGGCCCTTCTTCACAGAACGAGACATGGATCCGCACCAAGCTCCCAAGACCATTACCCAGCTGTATtgctactatatttacaacattctgAAAAAGTACAGTGGTGAGATTGAAAACGCCCGTGATGTGTTGCTTAGAGTCGGTCAGTTGGCATTCACAGGAGTGTCCAGGAGGAAGACTGTGTTTATAGATGAAGATTTGATAACTAACAATCTGCTGCCTTCCCAATTCCTCTCTGGACTTCTAATGGAGCTTTTTGAGAGACAGGATTCTGCCGGgagcgtggtgtacacattccaACACATCGGCATCCAAGAGTTTATAGCTGCACTCGCAAAATTCCTGAATCCGTATCCCGGGGATATTCTGAAATTCCTCACGAAAGCCCACAACTCAACATATGGGCGATTTGAGGTGTTTCTTCGTTTTGCTGCTGGTCTCTCCGCCCCAATGACAGCTCACAGCCTGGTggagtttctgggtccattttCTCAGCAAACAACCagccgggtgattgactgggtgaaggaagAGGTTAAAAGCCAGAGTGGaaacacagagagtgaagctggtaaaaggagcctcctgacaacattgcactacctgtttgagtctcagaatcgtaGACTGACTCGATCCACACTGAGATCTGTGCAAAAGTTTTCATTCAGTGAAATGCGTCTGACCCCGATTGACTGTGCAGTCCTGTCTCATCTCATTGGTATGTGTGGTGCAATAAAATACCTCGACCTCACTCGCTGCCAAATTCAGAGTGATGGAATTCAGCGTCTGGGACCTGGGCTGCACAAATGCAGGAAGTTGAGGTAACTTAATTTATGAGTCATTCTGAACAGTGTAACTGTTCCATTGTGTTGATTCAATGTAAAGGAATATGGGTAAAACTATAGTAAAACAAATTGTGAAGAATTGTGACAAATGGCCCAGGATCGTTCAGTAATTCTCCCGATGAGTGGGTTCTGTGGTTTCTTGTGATTGGTTGTTGGAGAATTCATCTGATCAGCGAAAAACGGCCGTTGGTTTCATGGTAGTAAATCACAGGAATAGTCATGTTTCTCGCTGCCTGTGACACATCAATTGACAACGTTCCTTCTCACTGTTACTCACACCCAGACCCACACTGACTGCAACAGCTTGTTCGGAGCTTCTTGCCTTCATTGTGAAGGGGAGCAAGATACTTCCCCAGTGAGAAAGAGAGATATACCTCTGTGAGAGAGACCTCTATCTTCCCCATCAGAACTGCCTGTAAGAAACACTCTTCCCCATCGACCTTCCTTCTGGGGGATCTCTCTTTACCATCCCACCTTCTATCGggtctctctttcccttccccatcCTAGTGTGGGGTCTTGTTTACTCATCCCACTTCCTTCTGTGGGAGCTCTCCTCCCTATCGTCCTCCTCCTGTTAGGCCATTCTTCCCAGTCTTCCTATCTCGGATTGGATCTCCCTTCCCATCCCTAATGCTCCTGTAATGATCACTATTCATGGTCCATCTTCCTACTGTGTGGATCTATCTTCCCAATCCTCCTCCCTCTTGTGAGGTGCCTCTTCCCCATTTTCTTCCTCGTAAAAGAAGTCTGTTTCATAACCCCCTTCCTCCTGTTAGACTTTTTATTATCCCCCTCGCTCCGGTTAGATCTCTCTTCCTCACCCCCTTCtttctgtgggatctctcttccccatccccttaTGCATCATCCTCTTCTCCATGCTGCCTTCTTCTAGCGATCTGTCATACCCATCAACATTCTCCTGTCGAATTACATCGCCATGATTATGTGGGatccctcttccccatccccctttttcTGTGGGATCTCCCCACCTAACTTCTTGTGTGAGCTCTCTTCCCCATCTACCTTCCTTCTGTGGAATCTCACTTCTCCATCCCTCTTCCTCCTGTGTGATCTCTCAACCCAATCCCTATTCCTTTGGGATCTCTCTTTCCCATCCCCTTCCTCCTGTGCGACCTCTCATCCCCACTGCTCCTTTCCTCCTGTGGGGTCTCTTATCCCCATTCCCCTTGCACCTGCCGGATCTCTTTCTCATGCCCTCTTCCTCATGTGCAATCTCTGTTCCCATTCCTCCTTCTCCTTGGAAACCCCCTTTCCTATCCTGTTTTGTCCCGTGGGTTCTCTGTTCCACATCCATCGTTCTGCTGTCGGATCTCTCTGCCCCATTCTCCTTCATCATGTTGGATCTTcatccccatcacttccctcctgTGTGGATCTCCCTTCTTATTTAGTATCTTCTGTTAGGGTTCTCTTTCTCCATTACCCATGCACATtgtctcacctttcacccctgaTCCTCTGACCCTCTCAGTTGAGGGGAATAGGGAAGAGAATTCCCACAGGGTGAAGGGGAAATGCGGTAGACAGATCTGATATTGGGAATTGGGGTATTTACAGGTTTAcacatattaatgatctggagatGGTCAGTCAGGAACATTGACGGTGAGGGAATTGACCAGTGATTTTCTGAGGGGTTTGGTGTTTCCTGAAGTGGCCGAGTGTTGAAATCCTCTTACACCCACGTTTCAATCACTTACTTCATCGACTTCTCTGATCATATTAGACTTGGGGAGAATACTCTGGGAGATCCAGGAGTGAAACTGCTGTCTGCAGCTCTGACCAACCGGGTGTGTAAAATACAGAAGTTGTGGTGAGTACCAAACTGTGGGAGATCGTGTTTCCAGTCATCATGTGTCAGTCACTGAACATGAATGTGATCAGTAATTATGTTACTGACAAACAATAGGTACTTTTGCCGTCTCTTGTCTTTCTGTGTCCTTCACCATCATTctgtctcatctccaggctgtacAATGTCGGTCTCAGAGATTCCGGTGCCGAAGaactcgtctccgctctcagtacaatcCAATCACTGAATGCACTGAACTTGAGCTTCAACTGGCTCACAGACCAatctgtccccgctctccgccGTCTCGTACTGAACCTCCTGAGACTGGTGTGGATAGGGTGAGTGTTTCTGTTAATGCtcaatgtgataaaatatcagcaAAGCCGTGTGGTTTCTTCCGATATTTTTCTGTGACTGTTGCTAAAGAATTAACCCAGTTCCCCATTACTGACACTCTTGTGTAACCTGTTTATTCCCTCTTTATTCTTCAATCTGTTTCAGGCTTTGGAGAAATCAGTTCAGTGAGACCGGGAAGAAGGAACTGATGTCTCTGCAGGATTCCAGACCCGGACTGGCAGTGATGCTGTGAAAACTGAATGTGTCAACATCACCACTCGCGGAATGGGGACATTTTGGCTGATCTCATACTCCCCCAGCCATTTAACAGCCATCCATTTATTTAATGACGACCCTCCAGACTTAACTCATTAGATGCCGTCTCTTGGTTTCTTTGGAAGGGGGTGGGGCCTGTGGTTGTTGGATAATTACACAAACGGGAAGAGCCCAGGTAGGAGCTCAGCCTGGTCCACCAGTGTGCCGGGCTGGAAATATCCTGCAGAGAATTAGTTTGCTCACTTTGCTAAAGACAGTATATTCTGTAGTCTTTTACACTGAGaggccgagagataatgttgcagctatctgagaccctggtcagaccccacttggagtactgtgctcagttctggtcgcctcactacaggaaggatggggaagccatagaaaggatgcagaggagatttacaaggatgttacctggattggggagcatgccttatgagaatagattgagtgaactcgaccttttctccttggagcgatggaggatgagaggtgacctgatagaggtgtataagatgatgaggggcattgatcgtgtggatagtcagaggctttttttttcccagggctgaaatggttgccacaaggagacacaagtttaaggtgctggggagtaggtacagaggagatgtcaggggtaagttttttacacacagagtggtgagtgcttggaatgggctgcaggcaactgtggtggaggcggatacgatagggccttttaagagacttttagatagggacatggagcttagtaaaatagaggtccataagtaagcctagtaatttctaaggtagggacatgttccgcACAACTCTGTGGTCCgaattgtgctgtagattttctgtgctTCTATGCTTCTACGTTCATTTACAATGATGATAAATTGACAAAAGCCTCGGTGACCCTGGATCTGCAGTGTCCTCGGAGACTGCACTCAAGTGAGATTTTGTGGCCATCATTTCCCTGATGCAGAGTGATGGTGGTCGTTATCGCCTCTCAGTTAATTGTATGTGCCTGTGAGTGAATCGGGAGCAGATTATTTATTTTCGCACGTTAGCAGGTCACATGTTGTTGAGTTTACATTTGTCATGATGAAATCAATAAACTGCTGTAACATCCTTTCTTCACTTTGAATCTGAATCCTATTGGAGGAGAAACAGTGATCTGAAGTTACTGCTGACCCGCTCACCCTAATACAACAGTGGTCCAGAGATCCTTACACTGGCGTGGCAGCATTTCACTCCAAACTGAGGGTGATCAGTCAAAACTCGTCCCCCTCTTAACCCACACTCTCTCGTGCCTCTTCCTCACTCAGTCTCCTCGATCAACCAACACCTCCTCCCCATTCTGTCCTTACCCAAATCCTCGCGTTCCCCTCACTCTCACCCCACCTCTGCTCCCTCCCAcacgtcaccccctccctcctcattCTGGCATCCGCGCACTCTTCTCGCTCACCGCTCCGGGTTTGCCACATTCTACCATACAAATGGACCCTTGCACTCCTTGCCCTCACCTCCAGCTCTCTCATGGCTCCACCGAGCGCCGTATTGACCCCGCTACGCTCGCAGTCTCCTTGTACCTGTCCCTGACATCTAACCTCCATGCACATTCTCTGACTTCTgtcctcccgcccccccccactaCTCGCTTCCAGACCCTAAACCCTTCCCGATCCTTTATTCATTCTGCTCCACAGATCTCGCAATGGTTTTCAatcttttcccattcccccagCACCACCACCCAGTTCGCTTCGCTTCTCTTCTCCTTCGTAATTGCAATTACACTCACTTCGTCGCATGGCACTCTAGACCTTCTGACATTCCGCTGTATTTTTCCGCAGTGGAAACAGATGGAAATTGCATTTAAGATCATCCAATATTTCTCcgactccctccccctccaccgaTAAtccaacctccccagcatcattttcccacGGTACGATACCCACTCCCGCCTCTCTTTACACtttttaaaatcagaaaataGGGTCTTTTATATTACtcgctagcttaccttcatatttgatCATTCCTCTCCGAATCATTTTTTTAATTGTCTTCCGTTGGTGTTTAAAACTTCccattcctctaacttcccattaagttTTGCCGTCTTTTGTTTTTGTACTTTCCTGGACCTCCCTTGTCTGTCCTAGTTGcctaatgcttccttttgaatAAGACTACATCTTTGTGATATATCTAAGCATCACCCTCTGAATTGCTCCGGGGAACTCTAGCTATTGCTGTTCCACCGTTATTACGACTTGTGTCTTTTCCCAGTTAACTTCGGGAGTTCATctatcatgcctctgtaattcttatTGTTCAACAGCACCgatacattttaatttattaTGTCTCTCCCAAAATAAAGGCTGCATTCTTCCATAGTTTGATCACTTCCTCCTCTTCATCGTCATTATGTGCCGCGTCGTATCACGTGGGCTATCGTGGTCTTTGGCCATTATTCTTCTTGGCATTTTTTACTTCtgcagaagtgctttgccattgcatTCTTCTGGGAATTATCTCTACATGACTGGCGACCCTAcccatcatcaatactcttcagagatcatcAGCCTGTTGTTAATGGTTGCATATCCAGGACTTTTAATATGCATCAGCTGCCCACATGACAATCCACATACCGTTCCAATGGCTTCATGTAACGCTGAGTAGCGGCGGGGGAGATCAACAGGCGCCACGACTAGCCCGATGATGACCTGCCAGTTAACGGAAGGAAGGTGGAATTTTTGGTGGTGGTTACGGCGCTCCTTCCTTCCACTATTCTAAGCACAGATTGTAACTCTCCATCTTA from the Mobula birostris isolate sMobBir1 chromosome 13, sMobBir1.hap1, whole genome shotgun sequence genome contains:
- the LOC140206938 gene encoding NACHT, LRR and PYD domains-containing protein 3-like isoform X2; its protein translation is MDTGESQHFTINVERRKIYAAIGGEAFFSVRPSGKISSGSWTFNGKTICQWIDQFVSIDNPYTSRAELFTSNGSLLLKSVNESDSGVYRVNMLPIRGPKTLATITLEVTATESTISELLAQWDEYRLYQLTKFYRDRLKQAIEEKVERLGWMLTKEGHFSAQENEKVTELTEKGNRPESSTLFLSLVMGKGSQTRRMMWESFVQMRTELPELDKILKELQELGPDPQDYTSVARGLSELPTRLKDVQQKHKETLRVQTETFRVNAILTREKIFQLVDQYAELTVISSVRDRRLVDNELLARGRDQEEWRGKHVHREMEKIRTDQLFQSSFSRSKSISGCSTAVAGVAGIGKTTMVQKLVYDWATGKIYHKFQFVFSFKFRDLNSINCRINLRELILHQYPYFGKILREVLKNPKGLLFIFDGLDEFKHRIDFTDSRRYTEPQHQCPDPEWRCEVSDIVYSLIQHKLLPGCSVLVTTRPTALDLLEKAGIGIWAEIKGFVGEERNRYFMRHFEDQTVAAAVFKHVEENEILYTMSYSPSCCGILALALGPFFTERDMDPHQAPKTITQLYCYYIYNILKKYSGEIENARDVLLRVGQLAFTGVSRRKTVFIDEDLITNNLLPSQFLSGLLMELFERQDSAGSVVYTFQHIGIQEFIAALAKFLNPYPGDILKFLTKAHNSTYGRFEVFLRFAAGLSAPMTAHSLVEFLGPFSQQTTSRVIDWVKEEVKSQSGNTESEAGKRSLLTTLHYLFESQNRRLTRSTLRSVQKFSFSEMRLTPIDCAVLSHLIGMCGAIKYLDLTRCQIQSDGIQRLGPGLHKCRKLRLYNVGLRDSGAEELVSALSTIQSLNALNLSFNWLTDQSVPALRRLVLNLLRLVWIGLWRNQFSETGKKELMSLQDSRPGLAVML
- the LOC140206938 gene encoding NACHT, LRR and PYD domains-containing protein 3-like isoform X1 → MDTGESQHFTINVERRKIYAAIGGEAFFSVRPSGKISSGSWTFNGKTICQWIDQFVSIDNPYTSRAELFTSNGSLLLKSVNESDSGVYRVNMLPIRGPKTLATITLEVTATESTISELLAQWDEYRLYQLTKFYRDRLKQAIEEKVERLGWMLTKEGHFSAQENEKVTELTEKGNRPESSTLFLSLVMGKGSQTRRMMWESFVQMRTELPELDKILKELQELGPDPQDYTSVARGLSELPTRLKDVQQKHKETLRVQTETFRVNAILTREKIFQLVDQYAELTVISSVRDRRLVDNELLARGRDQEEWRGKHVHREMEKIRTDQLFQSSFSRSKSISGCSTAVAGVAGIGKTTMVQKLVYDWATGKIYHKFQFVFSFKFRDLNSINCRINLRELILHQYPYFGKILREVLKNPKGLLFIFDGLDEFKHRIDFTDSRRYTEPQHQCPDPEWRCEVSDIVYSLIQHKLLPGCSVLVTTRPTALDLLEKAGIGIWAEIKGFVGEERNRYFMRHFEDQTVAAAVFKHVEENEILYTMSYSPSCCGILALALGPFFTERDMDPHQAPKTITQLYCYYIYNILKKYSGEIENARDVLLRVGQLAFTGVSRRKTVFIDEDLITNNLLPSQFLSGLLMELFERQDSAGSVVYTFQHIGIQEFIAALAKFLNPYPGDILKFLTKAHNSTYGRFEVFLRFAAGLSAPMTAHSLVEFLGPFSQQTTSRVIDWVKEEVKSQSGNTESEAGKRSLLTTLHYLFESQNRRLTRSTLRSVQKFSFSEMRLTPIDCAVLSHLIGMCGAIKYLDLTRCQIQSDGIQRLGPGLHKCRKLRLGENTLGDPGVKLLSAALTNRVCKIQKLWLYNVGLRDSGAEELVSALSTIQSLNALNLSFNWLTDQSVPALRRLVLNLLRLVWIGLWRNQFSETGKKELMSLQDSRPGLAVML